In Fibrobacter sp., a single genomic region encodes these proteins:
- a CDS encoding PCMD domain-containing protein: MMKKLSSLLFVLALFAILAGCTADYDSFGTSDYRTFNSIRFVEQDGDAAVYEDEHRVEITLVEPKKGKTTWDSVTVESIDISSMATLHLVDGKFKEFPSDSAALDSLANDVSYVEKSLGKKSKIRVPSSLSIYLMVVSESGLPSIWQISFTIPGVESSSSEQADDEGSGDSDDDTGDEEKSSSSVEEISSSSSQKEESSSSITLSSEKSLDISFEGQKSFSQKGDTLYIGLENGIDLADVKIKKTAIPEGASIDTDPASVTTWKDFQTFTVTAEDGSSRKWVVAISILEEGYEVSTEKELLAIEAVGQTDEATVDKEKKTIVLHFPSKNAAAEVSLKLSVSDKASSNVGDEKINLLSDYKLTIIAEDGSSEEWTVSADYPVVESPRILGMKIAGKAAVVDSVNENGKMIFRVHFDEMPFRADLSKVAVSDIELSKGATIKGIEDGSSYDLGMGATATVTNDDGESVEYTIRAGYQLPGSDFNTWKSSGVMSPDSIWGNANMVGETTSKYTSGSVIGAQIKTSSILGKIASGSLYTAEFNPKGVGTLAMANSSTWPDGNELLDFGKKFNARPAYIDVTFNYNGSGDSCDIYLVLENRTGDMNRNRSSSDVNKLVASAWYRSTTADNTGRKNPDVVSVSAVDATTKMRTMRMKLHYGTPLAGSPIENSSIFNTKLESKDTKAIDNSLIQGTGEEPVTHIRLVFASSADGNHYKGKSGATLQVDGVRLIY, from the coding sequence ATGATGAAAAAATTAAGTTCGCTTCTTTTTGTACTTGCCCTTTTTGCAATCCTCGCAGGCTGCACCGCAGACTACGATTCCTTTGGTACGTCTGACTATAGAACATTCAATAGCATTCGTTTCGTTGAACAGGATGGCGATGCTGCGGTCTATGAAGATGAGCATAGGGTAGAGATTACCTTGGTCGAACCCAAGAAGGGAAAGACTACCTGGGATTCTGTAACGGTAGAAAGTATTGATATCAGTTCTATGGCTACACTTCATCTGGTGGATGGAAAGTTCAAGGAATTCCCCAGCGATTCTGCAGCCCTGGATTCTCTTGCAAACGATGTTTCTTATGTGGAAAAGAGTCTCGGCAAGAAAAGTAAGATTCGGGTTCCATCAAGCCTTTCCATCTACTTGATGGTGGTTTCTGAAAGCGGGTTGCCTTCTATTTGGCAGATTTCCTTTACCATTCCTGGGGTGGAATCCAGCTCCAGCGAACAGGCTGACGATGAGGGTAGTGGTGATTCCGATGATGATACAGGAGATGAAGAAAAATCTTCCAGTTCTGTTGAGGAAATTTCTTCTAGTTCCTCTCAGAAAGAAGAATCTTCCAGCTCCATTACCTTAAGTTCTGAAAAGAGCTTGGACATTTCCTTTGAAGGCCAGAAGAGCTTTAGTCAAAAGGGCGATACCCTTTATATCGGTCTTGAAAATGGAATTGATTTGGCGGATGTGAAAATTAAGAAAACCGCTATTCCGGAAGGTGCTTCTATTGATACAGATCCTGCTTCTGTGACAACTTGGAAGGATTTCCAGACATTTACGGTAACCGCCGAGGATGGCAGTTCCCGCAAGTGGGTTGTAGCCATTTCCATTCTTGAAGAAGGCTATGAGGTGTCTACTGAAAAGGAATTGCTGGCTATTGAAGCTGTTGGTCAAACAGACGAGGCTACCGTAGATAAGGAAAAGAAGACCATCGTCTTGCACTTCCCATCCAAGAATGCGGCGGCAGAGGTTTCCCTCAAGCTGTCGGTGTCGGATAAGGCCTCGTCCAATGTGGGAGACGAAAAGATTAATCTTCTCTCGGATTACAAGTTGACAATTATTGCAGAAGACGGCTCTTCTGAGGAATGGACTGTTTCTGCAGATTATCCCGTTGTAGAATCTCCGCGTATTCTCGGTATGAAGATTGCGGGTAAGGCCGCCGTAGTAGATTCTGTAAACGAAAACGGCAAGATGATTTTCCGGGTTCACTTTGATGAAATGCCCTTCCGTGCGGACCTTTCGAAGGTTGCTGTAAGTGATATTGAACTTTCCAAGGGAGCAACAATCAAGGGCATTGAAGACGGTTCCTCTTATGATTTGGGAATGGGCGCAACCGCTACTGTAACAAATGATGATGGAGAGTCTGTTGAGTATACGATTCGTGCGGGTTACCAGTTGCCGGGTTCCGATTTTAACACTTGGAAGAGTAGCGGAGTTATGTCTCCGGATTCCATTTGGGGTAATGCCAACATGGTGGGTGAAACCACGTCTAAGTATACATCTGGATCTGTCATTGGAGCGCAAATCAAGACCAGTAGCATTCTAGGTAAGATCGCTAGCGGCAGTCTTTATACGGCAGAATTTAACCCCAAGGGTGTAGGCACACTTGCCATGGCCAACTCCTCTACCTGGCCCGACGGTAACGAACTACTTGACTTTGGTAAAAAGTTCAATGCCCGCCCTGCTTACATCGACGTAACCTTTAACTATAACGGCTCCGGTGATAGCTGTGATATTTACCTTGTTCTAGAAAACAGAACTGGAGACATGAACCGAAACCGCAGTAGTTCCGATGTAAATAAACTGGTTGCCTCAGCATGGTATCGCTCTACTACTGCGGATAATACCGGCCGAAAGAATCCGGATGTGGTTAGCGTGTCTGCAGTCGATGCTACAACCAAGATGCGCACCATGCGTATGAAACTTCACTATGGTACTCCTCTTGCTGGATCTCCTATTGAAAACTCCTCGATTTTCAACACGAAACTGGAATCCAAGGATACAAAGGCTATTGATAATAGCTTGATTCAGGGAACAGGGGAGGAACCTGTAACCCATATTCGACTGGTCTTTGCCTCCAGTGCCGATGGAAATCACTACAAAGGAAAGAGCGGTGCCACATTGCAGGTGGATGGCGTTCGTTTGATTTACTAA
- a CDS encoding PCMD domain-containing protein has protein sequence MKRNLIRVILSGLALMVCIGLAACGDSDSKSTAVIPESAELFANSDVSIDSENRVLEITKAKDSLVVESLSELGGVNYYLALDEDLVDPTIDWDNPLETGSVITKDETGYRNIVVMDEKDRVIAVWQIKYPESSSSSGKKESSSSVKEESSSSDEQESSSSMDEKLSSSSKDKSSSSEAVVESSSSADPEEISSSSVEPECSSSDEEVESSSSERAPVVIKASELTIPDGKVSIEGENIFVDMPYGTDLTKLKFDQIDSTFDLTRSIEIKLVDENDEMVSYRAKAGVQLPGSDFGGRVDSFWGTTSDAMTIAGWGKYKVPLLGITVDVSMRSDSANAYFDDGRMTLITQVVVGHSTGFDGGWKMAGGFYFAGSYSGADGASLYQADNDEAGADNCAADFSQYMEHGRPFMARPVSFQVDYSYEHRKNTNTTYPQSMLMYVVLVSADNKVVAAGSVSDQESVEGVSRLVELKYGDDAGLLGGSVVGLEGLTLGTGTEDVASIRVMFASSSLAFIADGGSSSQMNKNFRGGEGSKLIVDNFKLNY, from the coding sequence ACCGCGGTGATTCCAGAAAGTGCCGAACTGTTTGCCAATAGTGACGTGAGCATTGACTCGGAAAATCGTGTCTTGGAAATCACCAAGGCAAAGGATTCCCTTGTTGTAGAGTCTTTGAGTGAACTTGGCGGAGTCAACTATTACCTGGCTTTAGATGAAGACTTGGTCGATCCCACCATTGATTGGGATAACCCTCTCGAAACTGGCTCTGTAATAACGAAAGACGAAACGGGTTACAGAAACATTGTTGTAATGGACGAAAAAGACAGAGTCATTGCGGTTTGGCAAATCAAGTATCCTGAATCATCATCCTCAAGTGGAAAGAAGGAGAGCTCTAGCAGCGTCAAGGAAGAGTCCAGCTCTTCTGATGAGCAAGAATCCTCTAGTTCCATGGATGAAAAATTATCCAGTAGTTCCAAGGATAAAAGTTCCAGCAGTGAAGCAGTTGTTGAGAGTTCAAGCAGTGCTGATCCCGAGGAAATTTCCAGCAGTAGCGTAGAACCTGAGTGCAGTTCAAGTGATGAAGAAGTGGAATCCAGCTCCAGCGAAAGAGCTCCTGTTGTAATTAAGGCTAGTGAGTTGACTATACCTGACGGCAAGGTTTCCATCGAGGGGGAAAACATTTTTGTTGATATGCCTTATGGTACCGACCTAACAAAGTTGAAGTTTGATCAGATTGATTCAACTTTTGACTTGACCCGTTCCATCGAGATTAAGCTTGTCGACGAAAATGATGAAATGGTCTCCTATAGGGCCAAGGCTGGTGTACAGCTTCCGGGATCCGACTTCGGAGGGCGTGTAGATAGCTTCTGGGGGACTACCAGTGATGCCATGACAATCGCTGGCTGGGGTAAGTATAAGGTTCCGCTCCTTGGTATAACAGTCGATGTTTCCATGAGATCCGACTCTGCCAATGCATACTTCGATGATGGCAGAATGACCTTGATAACACAGGTGGTTGTTGGACATTCTACCGGTTTTGACGGTGGCTGGAAAATGGCTGGCGGGTTCTACTTTGCAGGCTCGTATAGCGGAGCCGATGGTGCATCCTTATACCAGGCTGATAATGATGAAGCAGGTGCGGATAATTGTGCTGCAGATTTTTCTCAGTATATGGAACATGGACGCCCCTTTATGGCAAGACCGGTGAGCTTCCAGGTGGATTATTCCTACGAGCATAGGAAGAATACAAACACAACGTACCCTCAGTCCATGCTCATGTATGTGGTTCTTGTCAGCGCCGACAATAAAGTTGTAGCGGCGGGCTCCGTTTCCGATCAAGAATCTGTTGAGGGCGTGTCAAGGCTTGTTGAATTGAAGTATGGTGACGACGCTGGCTTGCTCGGCGGATCCGTTGTCGGCCTCGAGGGACTTACCTTGGGTACAGGCACAGAAGATGTTGCGTCGATACGCGTAATGTTTGCTTCGTCGTCTTTGGCTTTTATTGCTGATGGAGGCTCCAGTTCTCAAATGAACAAGAACTTCCGCGGTGGCGAAGGCTCTAAACTGATTGTTGATAACTTTAAACTGAATTACTAG